A genome region from Urocitellus parryii isolate mUroPar1 chromosome X, mUroPar1.hap1, whole genome shotgun sequence includes the following:
- the G6pd gene encoding glucose-6-phosphate 1-dehydrogenase isoform X2, whose translation MAEQVALSRTQVCGILREELYQGDAFHQADTHIFIIMGASGDLAKKKIYPTIWWLFRDGLLPEDTFIVGYARSRLTVDDIRKQSEPFFRATPEERPKLEEFFTRNSYVAGQYDDPASFKRLNSHMNALHQGPQANRLFYLALPPTVYEAVTKNIHETCMSQTGWNRIIVEKPFGRDLQSSDQLSNHISSLFREDQIYRIDHYLGKEMVQNLMVLRFANRIFGPIWNRDNIACVILTFKEPFGTEGRGGYFDEFGIIRDVMQNHLLQMLCLVAMEKPASTDSDDVRDEKVKVLKCISEVQADNVVLGQYVGNPSGEGEATKGYLDDPTVPHGSTTATFAAVVLYVENERWDGVPFILRCGKALNERKAEVRLQFRDVAGDIFHQQCKRNELVIRVQPNEAVYTKMMTKKPGMFFNPEESELDLTYGNRYKNVKLPDAYERLILDVFCGSQMHFVRSDELREAWRIFTPLLHRIEQEKPQPIPYTYGSRGPVEADELMKRVGFQYEGTYKWVNPHKL comes from the exons ATGGCAGAGCAGGTAGCCCTGAGTCGGACCCAGGTGTGCGGGATCCTGCGGGAAGAGCTGTACCAGGGTGATGCCTTCCACCAGGCTGATACACATATATTCATCATCATGGGTGCATCG GGCGACCTTGCCAAGAAGAAAATCTACCCCACCATCTG GTGGCTGTTCCGTGATGGCCTTCTACCCGAAGACACCTTCATCGTGGGCTATGCTCGCTCCCGTCTCACAGTGGATGACATCCGTAAGCAGAGTGAGCCCTTCTTCAGA GCCACCCCAGAGGAGAGGCCCAAGCTGGAGGAGTTCTTCACCCGCAATTCCTATGTAGCCGGCCAGTATGACGACCCAGCCTCCTTCAAGCGCCTGAACAGCCATATGAATGCCCTTCACCAGGGGCCACAGGCCAACCGGCTCTTCTACCTGGCCTTGCCTCCCACAGTTTATGAGGCTGTCACCAAGAACATCCATGAAACCTGCATGAGCCAGAC AGGCTGGAATCGCATTATTGTGGAGAAGCCCTTCGGGAGAGATCTACAGAGCTCTGACCAGCTGTCCAACCACATCTCTTCCCTGTTCCGTGAGGACCAGATCTATCGCATTGACCACTACCTGGGCAAGGAGATGGTTCAGAACCTCATGGTGCTGAG ATTTGCCAACAGGATCTTTGGCCCCATCTGGAACCGGGACAACATTGCCTGTGTGATCCTCACCTTCAAAGAGCCCTTTGGCACTGAGGGCCGTGGgggctactttgatgaatttggGATTATCCG GGATGTGATGCAGAACCACCTTCTGCAGATGCTGTGTCTGGTGGCCATGGAGAAGCCTGCCTCCACTGACTCAGATGATGTCCGTGATGAGAAG GTCAAGGTATTGAAATGTATCTCAGAGGTGCAGGCTGACAACGTGGTCCTGGGCCAGTACGTGGGGAACCCTAGTGGAGAGGGTGAGGCCACCAAAGGGTACCTGGATGACCCCACAGTGCCCCATGGGTCCACCACTGCTACCTTTGCAGCTGTTGTCCTCTATGTGGAGAATGAGCGGTGGGATG ggGTGCCCTTCATCCTGCGCTGTGGCAAAGCCCTGAATGAGCGCAAGGCCGAGGTGAGGCTGCAGTTCCGCGATGTGGCCGGTGACAtcttccaccagcaatgtaagcgCAATGAGCTGGTGATCCGAGTGCAGCCAAATGAAGCCGTGTATACCAAGATGATGACCAAGAAGCCTGGCATGTTCTTCAACCCTGAGGAATCAGAGCTGGACCTGACTTATGGCAACAGATACAAG AACGTGAAGCTTCCTGATGCCTATGAGCGCCTCATTCTGGACGTCTTCTGTGGGAGCCAGATGCACTTTGTGCGCAG CGATGAGCTCCGGGAGGCCTGGCGGATCTTCACACCACTGCTGCACAGGATTGAGCAAGAGAAGCCCCAACCCATCCCTTACACATATGGCAG CCGAGGCCCTGTGGAGGCAGATGAGCTGATGAAGAGAGTGGGCTTCCAGTACGAGGGCACCTACAAGTGGGTGAACCCCCACAAGCTCTGA
- the G6pd gene encoding glucose-6-phosphate 1-dehydrogenase isoform X3, which produces MPSTRLIHIYSSSWVHRSCLYILDADKATLPRRKSTPPSGGCSVMAFYPKTPSSWAMLAPVSQWMTSATPEERPKLEEFFTRNSYVAGQYDDPASFKRLNSHMNALHQGPQANRLFYLALPPTVYEAVTKNIHETCMSQTGWNRIIVEKPFGRDLQSSDQLSNHISSLFREDQIYRIDHYLGKEMVQNLMVLRFANRIFGPIWNRDNIACVILTFKEPFGTEGRGGYFDEFGIIRDVMQNHLLQMLCLVAMEKPASTDSDDVRDEKVKVLKCISEVQADNVVLGQYVGNPSGEGEATKGYLDDPTVPHGSTTATFAAVVLYVENERWDGVPFILRCGKALNERKAEVRLQFRDVAGDIFHQQCKRNELVIRVQPNEAVYTKMMTKKPGMFFNPEESELDLTYGNRYKNVKLPDAYERLILDVFCGSQMHFVRSDELREAWRIFTPLLHRIEQEKPQPIPYTYGSRGPVEADELMKRVGFQYEGTYKWVNPHKL; this is translated from the exons ATGCCTTCCACCAGGCTGATACACATATATTCATCATCATGGGTGCATCG GAGCTGCTTGTATATTCTGGATGCAGATAA GGCGACCTTGCCAAGAAGAAAATCTACCCCACCATCTG GTGGCTGTTCCGTGATGGCCTTCTACCCGAAGACACCTTCATCGTGGGCTATGCTCGCTCCCGTCTCACAGTGGATGACATCC GCCACCCCAGAGGAGAGGCCCAAGCTGGAGGAGTTCTTCACCCGCAATTCCTATGTAGCCGGCCAGTATGACGACCCAGCCTCCTTCAAGCGCCTGAACAGCCATATGAATGCCCTTCACCAGGGGCCACAGGCCAACCGGCTCTTCTACCTGGCCTTGCCTCCCACAGTTTATGAGGCTGTCACCAAGAACATCCATGAAACCTGCATGAGCCAGAC AGGCTGGAATCGCATTATTGTGGAGAAGCCCTTCGGGAGAGATCTACAGAGCTCTGACCAGCTGTCCAACCACATCTCTTCCCTGTTCCGTGAGGACCAGATCTATCGCATTGACCACTACCTGGGCAAGGAGATGGTTCAGAACCTCATGGTGCTGAG ATTTGCCAACAGGATCTTTGGCCCCATCTGGAACCGGGACAACATTGCCTGTGTGATCCTCACCTTCAAAGAGCCCTTTGGCACTGAGGGCCGTGGgggctactttgatgaatttggGATTATCCG GGATGTGATGCAGAACCACCTTCTGCAGATGCTGTGTCTGGTGGCCATGGAGAAGCCTGCCTCCACTGACTCAGATGATGTCCGTGATGAGAAG GTCAAGGTATTGAAATGTATCTCAGAGGTGCAGGCTGACAACGTGGTCCTGGGCCAGTACGTGGGGAACCCTAGTGGAGAGGGTGAGGCCACCAAAGGGTACCTGGATGACCCCACAGTGCCCCATGGGTCCACCACTGCTACCTTTGCAGCTGTTGTCCTCTATGTGGAGAATGAGCGGTGGGATG ggGTGCCCTTCATCCTGCGCTGTGGCAAAGCCCTGAATGAGCGCAAGGCCGAGGTGAGGCTGCAGTTCCGCGATGTGGCCGGTGACAtcttccaccagcaatgtaagcgCAATGAGCTGGTGATCCGAGTGCAGCCAAATGAAGCCGTGTATACCAAGATGATGACCAAGAAGCCTGGCATGTTCTTCAACCCTGAGGAATCAGAGCTGGACCTGACTTATGGCAACAGATACAAG AACGTGAAGCTTCCTGATGCCTATGAGCGCCTCATTCTGGACGTCTTCTGTGGGAGCCAGATGCACTTTGTGCGCAG CGATGAGCTCCGGGAGGCCTGGCGGATCTTCACACCACTGCTGCACAGGATTGAGCAAGAGAAGCCCCAACCCATCCCTTACACATATGGCAG CCGAGGCCCTGTGGAGGCAGATGAGCTGATGAAGAGAGTGGGCTTCCAGTACGAGGGCACCTACAAGTGGGTGAACCCCCACAAGCTCTGA
- the G6pd gene encoding glucose-6-phosphate 1-dehydrogenase isoform X4, whose protein sequence is MPSTRLIHIYSSSWVHRATLPRRKSTPPSGGCSVMAFYPKTPSSWAMLAPVSQWMTSVSRATPEERPKLEEFFTRNSYVAGQYDDPASFKRLNSHMNALHQGPQANRLFYLALPPTVYEAVTKNIHETCMSQTGWNRIIVEKPFGRDLQSSDQLSNHISSLFREDQIYRIDHYLGKEMVQNLMVLRFANRIFGPIWNRDNIACVILTFKEPFGTEGRGGYFDEFGIIRDVMQNHLLQMLCLVAMEKPASTDSDDVRDEKVKVLKCISEVQADNVVLGQYVGNPSGEGEATKGYLDDPTVPHGSTTATFAAVVLYVENERWDGVPFILRCGKALNERKAEVRLQFRDVAGDIFHQQCKRNELVIRVQPNEAVYTKMMTKKPGMFFNPEESELDLTYGNRYKNVKLPDAYERLILDVFCGSQMHFVRSDELREAWRIFTPLLHRIEQEKPQPIPYTYGSRGPVEADELMKRVGFQYEGTYKWVNPHKL, encoded by the exons ATGCCTTCCACCAGGCTGATACACATATATTCATCATCATGGGTGCATCG GGCGACCTTGCCAAGAAGAAAATCTACCCCACCATCTG GTGGCTGTTCCGTGATGGCCTTCTACCCGAAGACACCTTCATCGTGGGCTATGCTCGCTCCCGTCTCACAGTGGATGACATCCGTAAGCAGA GCCACCCCAGAGGAGAGGCCCAAGCTGGAGGAGTTCTTCACCCGCAATTCCTATGTAGCCGGCCAGTATGACGACCCAGCCTCCTTCAAGCGCCTGAACAGCCATATGAATGCCCTTCACCAGGGGCCACAGGCCAACCGGCTCTTCTACCTGGCCTTGCCTCCCACAGTTTATGAGGCTGTCACCAAGAACATCCATGAAACCTGCATGAGCCAGAC AGGCTGGAATCGCATTATTGTGGAGAAGCCCTTCGGGAGAGATCTACAGAGCTCTGACCAGCTGTCCAACCACATCTCTTCCCTGTTCCGTGAGGACCAGATCTATCGCATTGACCACTACCTGGGCAAGGAGATGGTTCAGAACCTCATGGTGCTGAG ATTTGCCAACAGGATCTTTGGCCCCATCTGGAACCGGGACAACATTGCCTGTGTGATCCTCACCTTCAAAGAGCCCTTTGGCACTGAGGGCCGTGGgggctactttgatgaatttggGATTATCCG GGATGTGATGCAGAACCACCTTCTGCAGATGCTGTGTCTGGTGGCCATGGAGAAGCCTGCCTCCACTGACTCAGATGATGTCCGTGATGAGAAG GTCAAGGTATTGAAATGTATCTCAGAGGTGCAGGCTGACAACGTGGTCCTGGGCCAGTACGTGGGGAACCCTAGTGGAGAGGGTGAGGCCACCAAAGGGTACCTGGATGACCCCACAGTGCCCCATGGGTCCACCACTGCTACCTTTGCAGCTGTTGTCCTCTATGTGGAGAATGAGCGGTGGGATG ggGTGCCCTTCATCCTGCGCTGTGGCAAAGCCCTGAATGAGCGCAAGGCCGAGGTGAGGCTGCAGTTCCGCGATGTGGCCGGTGACAtcttccaccagcaatgtaagcgCAATGAGCTGGTGATCCGAGTGCAGCCAAATGAAGCCGTGTATACCAAGATGATGACCAAGAAGCCTGGCATGTTCTTCAACCCTGAGGAATCAGAGCTGGACCTGACTTATGGCAACAGATACAAG AACGTGAAGCTTCCTGATGCCTATGAGCGCCTCATTCTGGACGTCTTCTGTGGGAGCCAGATGCACTTTGTGCGCAG CGATGAGCTCCGGGAGGCCTGGCGGATCTTCACACCACTGCTGCACAGGATTGAGCAAGAGAAGCCCCAACCCATCCCTTACACATATGGCAG CCGAGGCCCTGTGGAGGCAGATGAGCTGATGAAGAGAGTGGGCTTCCAGTACGAGGGCACCTACAAGTGGGTGAACCCCCACAAGCTCTGA
- the G6pd gene encoding glucose-6-phosphate 1-dehydrogenase isoform X1: MGRRGSIPGNDRAFRGCERGGRRRRGAESTMAEQVALSRTQVCGILREELYQGDAFHQADTHIFIIMGASGDLAKKKIYPTIWWLFRDGLLPEDTFIVGYARSRLTVDDIRKQSEPFFRATPEERPKLEEFFTRNSYVAGQYDDPASFKRLNSHMNALHQGPQANRLFYLALPPTVYEAVTKNIHETCMSQTGWNRIIVEKPFGRDLQSSDQLSNHISSLFREDQIYRIDHYLGKEMVQNLMVLRFANRIFGPIWNRDNIACVILTFKEPFGTEGRGGYFDEFGIIRDVMQNHLLQMLCLVAMEKPASTDSDDVRDEKVKVLKCISEVQADNVVLGQYVGNPSGEGEATKGYLDDPTVPHGSTTATFAAVVLYVENERWDGVPFILRCGKALNERKAEVRLQFRDVAGDIFHQQCKRNELVIRVQPNEAVYTKMMTKKPGMFFNPEESELDLTYGNRYKNVKLPDAYERLILDVFCGSQMHFVRSDELREAWRIFTPLLHRIEQEKPQPIPYTYGSRGPVEADELMKRVGFQYEGTYKWVNPHKL; the protein is encoded by the exons ATGGGCCGACGGGGCTCAATCCCCGGAAACGACCGTGCATTCCGGGGCTGCGAGCGCGGCGGGCGACGGCGACGAGGCGCAG AGAGCACCATGGCAGAGCAGGTAGCCCTGAGTCGGACCCAGGTGTGCGGGATCCTGCGGGAAGAGCTGTACCAGGGTGATGCCTTCCACCAGGCTGATACACATATATTCATCATCATGGGTGCATCG GGCGACCTTGCCAAGAAGAAAATCTACCCCACCATCTG GTGGCTGTTCCGTGATGGCCTTCTACCCGAAGACACCTTCATCGTGGGCTATGCTCGCTCCCGTCTCACAGTGGATGACATCCGTAAGCAGAGTGAGCCCTTCTTCAGA GCCACCCCAGAGGAGAGGCCCAAGCTGGAGGAGTTCTTCACCCGCAATTCCTATGTAGCCGGCCAGTATGACGACCCAGCCTCCTTCAAGCGCCTGAACAGCCATATGAATGCCCTTCACCAGGGGCCACAGGCCAACCGGCTCTTCTACCTGGCCTTGCCTCCCACAGTTTATGAGGCTGTCACCAAGAACATCCATGAAACCTGCATGAGCCAGAC AGGCTGGAATCGCATTATTGTGGAGAAGCCCTTCGGGAGAGATCTACAGAGCTCTGACCAGCTGTCCAACCACATCTCTTCCCTGTTCCGTGAGGACCAGATCTATCGCATTGACCACTACCTGGGCAAGGAGATGGTTCAGAACCTCATGGTGCTGAG ATTTGCCAACAGGATCTTTGGCCCCATCTGGAACCGGGACAACATTGCCTGTGTGATCCTCACCTTCAAAGAGCCCTTTGGCACTGAGGGCCGTGGgggctactttgatgaatttggGATTATCCG GGATGTGATGCAGAACCACCTTCTGCAGATGCTGTGTCTGGTGGCCATGGAGAAGCCTGCCTCCACTGACTCAGATGATGTCCGTGATGAGAAG GTCAAGGTATTGAAATGTATCTCAGAGGTGCAGGCTGACAACGTGGTCCTGGGCCAGTACGTGGGGAACCCTAGTGGAGAGGGTGAGGCCACCAAAGGGTACCTGGATGACCCCACAGTGCCCCATGGGTCCACCACTGCTACCTTTGCAGCTGTTGTCCTCTATGTGGAGAATGAGCGGTGGGATG ggGTGCCCTTCATCCTGCGCTGTGGCAAAGCCCTGAATGAGCGCAAGGCCGAGGTGAGGCTGCAGTTCCGCGATGTGGCCGGTGACAtcttccaccagcaatgtaagcgCAATGAGCTGGTGATCCGAGTGCAGCCAAATGAAGCCGTGTATACCAAGATGATGACCAAGAAGCCTGGCATGTTCTTCAACCCTGAGGAATCAGAGCTGGACCTGACTTATGGCAACAGATACAAG AACGTGAAGCTTCCTGATGCCTATGAGCGCCTCATTCTGGACGTCTTCTGTGGGAGCCAGATGCACTTTGTGCGCAG CGATGAGCTCCGGGAGGCCTGGCGGATCTTCACACCACTGCTGCACAGGATTGAGCAAGAGAAGCCCCAACCCATCCCTTACACATATGGCAG CCGAGGCCCTGTGGAGGCAGATGAGCTGATGAAGAGAGTGGGCTTCCAGTACGAGGGCACCTACAAGTGGGTGAACCCCCACAAGCTCTGA